The proteins below are encoded in one region of Nilaparvata lugens isolate BPH chromosome X, ASM1435652v1, whole genome shotgun sequence:
- the LOC120354909 gene encoding uncharacterized protein LOC120354909 translates to MVFSVLFLLMAIGQPTLSDHKSKDLGVWFVRQGSVLLTGDRWRIIVSINATEICQGIGELRAQVEAAQATWMKASVRVPELEVYKEFLNRLINSGLQLEEAGQALKDLLPSGRPRRGLMNLGGKVMRMLFGTAEQEDVEHLERTIEHLKGQTAEIVHLQHEHVTVTRQLSRRTQANTVLIRQLAARFSEEAEAIGAWANQVNQKISKDDTLLQITVNITTKLQDLELAVMTGLLELRNLLLAIENVSRNKFSVGLITPYELGKLLVKVQTSLPRGLGLLEGPDQSYHYYRLAQTRAISVDGIIKILVDLPLTEAGRRFELFQAHSIPVADQTNRLATHVHLHQHHLLISEDRQRYAEPTQELLAQCLPGEVIICPAQLPVFKSHQLSCLSALFLEDSATALQLCPRTALLGQPPDTWIWDGPRNMWIYSVATSERLVSHCWQGDKTTVTQVDITGLGEVKATAGCTLSTNLYDLLPTTRAGGDLELPKRVLTMAAPLPMVLQLPRNTQGPPELQKLMSDIKQEGPYWRGTSGLPETTLDNIHQRLADLDLEAEAEHTTIILLAFGGGLLAVTTCAILLYWRGSLQLPWRSHKVVTTPTPGPSSAAEDQPAAECIEMNPVPVTEQGSSACESDGAKLPK, encoded by the exons ATGGTGTTTTCAGTTCTTTTTCTATTGATGGCGATTG GACAACCAACCCTATCTGATCATAAGTCCAAGGACTTAGGGGTGTGGTTCGTGCGACAGGGGAGTGTGCTGTTGACTGGAGACCGTTGGCGAATAATAGTATCAATTAATGCAACCGAGATTTGTCAAGGAATAGGGGAGCTGAGAGCCCAGGTGGAGGCTGCTCAGGCTACATGGATGAAGGCAAGTGTCAGAGTACCAGAGTTAGAAGTGTATAAGGAGTTTTTGAATCGCCTGATTAATTCAGGGCTTCAACTGGAAGAGGCTGGGCAAGCCTTGAAGGACTTATTACCATCAGGACGACCCCGTCGAGGCCTGATGAACCTGGGAGGAAAAGTAATGAGAatgctgtttggaacagctgAGCAGGAGGATGTGGAGCACCTCGAGAGAACCATAGAGCATCTGAAGGGACAAACCGCAGAGATTGTCCACCTTCAGCATGAACACGTAACTGTAACCCGACAGCTGAGCCGACGAACGCAGGCAAATACCGTACTGATCCGACAACTTGCGGCAAGATTCAGCGAGGAAGCAGAAGCAATTGGTGCATGGGCAAACCAGGTGAATCAGAAAATCTCAAAAGATGACACACTTTTACAGATTACAGTAAACATCACAACTAAGTTACAGGACTTAGAGCTGGCGGTCATGACTGGGTTATTAGAATTAAGAAATTTGTTGTTAGCCATAGAAAATGTATCTAGGAATAAGTTTAGCGTAGGCTTAATCACTCCTTATGAGTTAGGGAAACTTCTTGTCAAAGTCCAAACTAGTCTGCCAAGGGGGTTAGGGCTGTTAGAGGGGCCGGACCAGTCTTATCACTACTACCGGCTAGCTCAGACTCGGGCAATCTCAGTGGATGGCATCATCAAGATCCTGGTAGACTTACCACTGACGGAAGCAGGAAGGCGATTTGAGTTGTTTCAGGCCCATTCCATCCCGGTTGCGGATCAGACCAACCGCCTGGCAACCCATGTGCATCTACACCAGCATCACCTCCTCatcagtgaggatcggcaacgataTGCAGAACCAACCCAAGAGCTGCTTGCCCAATGTTTACCTGGCGAGGTAATCATCTGCCCAGCTCAGTTGCCTGTGTTCAAGAGTCACCAGTTATCCTGTCTGAGTGCGCTGTTCCTGGAGGATTCAGCCACAGCCCTACAACTTTGCCCTAGAACTGCATTACTGGGCCAACCCCCTGATACCTGGATCTGGGATGGACCCAGAAACATGTGGATCTACAGCGTGGCCACCTCTGAGCGATTGGTGTCCCACTGCTGGCAAGGAGACAAGACCACCGTCACCCAAGTTGACATCACTGGCCTTGGTGAGGTCAAAGCAACAGCTGGCTGTACCCTCTCCACCAACCTCTATGACCTGCTACCAACTACTAGAGCTGGAGGGGATTTGGAGCTGCCCAAGCGAGTATTGACCATGGCAGCACCTCTGCCCATGGTGCTCCAACTTCCAAGGAACACCCAGGGGCCACCAGAGCTGCAGAAGTTGATGAGCGACATAAAGCAGGAGGGACCCTATTGGAGGGGAACCTCAGGCCTACCCGAGACCACCCTGGACAACATCCACCAGAGATTGGCAGATCTTGACCTTGAGGCAGAGGCTGAGCACACCACCATCATCTTGCTGGCATTTGGTGGAGGCCTCTTGGCGGTCACCACCTGTGCAATCCTGCTGTACTGGAGGGGATCTCTACAGTTGCCATGGAGAAGCCACAAGGTCGTGACTACTCCAACCCCAGGACCATCATCAGCAGCAGAAGACCAACCAGCAGCAGAGTGCATCGAGATGAATCCTGTGCCAGTGACGGAGCAAGGCTCCAGTGCTTGTGAAAGTGACGGAGCAAAGCTCCCCAAGTGA